GGCGCGTGGTCGGCTCATCCTCCGGCCCACCATGGGCAGAGAAGCCGGCCGCCCGCGCAACCTCGAAAAGCCCCTCGGCACGCCAGTCGCCGCCCGCGTGATTTCCGGTGTTCAGATCGCCGCCAATCAAGAGGGGCAGCGCCGGAAAAGCCGAGTCCAAGGCTTCGATCAGTCCCGCCACTTGACGCGCGCGATGCTCGGGGCCGCAGGCGCTTTCGAGGTGGGTCGAGACGGCAATAAAAGGCCCCGCTTCGGTCTCGATCCGAGCGCCAACGGCAATGCGCTCACCGAGGCGCGGCTGCTCGCCATCCGCGAACCATTGCCGCTGCCCCCAGAGCCGCAGTGCGAAGGGATCGTGCAGCGCGCTTCGCGCCATCAGCCCGTTGCCGTGATAGCCAAGCGCGTTGTGATCGTCGTCGCAGAATTGGTGTTCGATCGGCGATCCAAGGCCCAGTTCAAGGAACTCCACTGCATAGGCGTAGGCCATGCCCAGATCTGCGGCCATGTCGGCGGTGGTGTTGCGCTGCTTGGTGCGCGCCATGCCGTGGTCCATCTCGGAGACCAGCACAAGATCGCAGTCCCGCACATGCGCCGCCGAGGCCTCGGGAAAAAGGCAGCGTTCGAGGTTCCAGGCCGCAACCGTCAGCGGCAGCGCCAGAGGCGCCGCCTGCCCGCTCCCACCGACCTCGACAAGGTTCATGCCGGGCACGGTGGCCATATGCGCGTCATGCGCGGCGATCTCTCGTGGCAGGTCATGCAGCGCGAGGTCAGCGCCTGTCGGCACCGGCAGCGCTTGCGTCGTCTCGCGGATCATTGCGCCGCCTCCGCCATGCGCTGCAGGGATTTTTCGAAGCGGCGCCCGGTCTGCGCATCGAAAAGGTGCAGCCGAGCGGGGTCGAAGGCCACGCGCATCACTTGCGAGAGCGGCGTATCATGCATGTCGGTGACTGCCAGGGCCTGATCGCCCACCATGCCGTGGATGATGCGCTGCGCGCCCAGCTCCTCGACGTATTCCACCCGCATCGGCAGGCCGCCGGTCTCGACGATGCGCAGATCCTCGGCCCGGAAGCCCAGCGTCACCGGCCCCGGCGCATTGCCCACCTCGGCCAGCGCATGACCTTCGAGCAGCACACGCCCGCCCTCGATCCGCGCGTCCAGAAGGCTCATGGCCGGAGCCCCGATAAAGGAGGCAACAAAGGTGGACGCGGGCTTGCGGTAGACCTCGAGCGGCGCGCCGATCTGCTCGACCCGCCCGCCGTTCAGCACCACCAGCCGGTCGGCGAGCGTCATCGCCTCGAGCTGGTCGTGGGTGACGTAGAGCGAGGTCGTCCCGAGCCGCTGCTGCAGCTTGCGGATTTCCATCCGCATGGACACCCGCAGCTTGGCGTCGAGGTTCGACAGCGGCTCGTCGAAAAGGAAGGCGGCGGGCTGGCGCACGATGGCGCGGCCCATGGCGACCCGCTGGCGCTGACCGCCCGACAGGGCGCGCGGCTTGCGGTCAAGATACGGCCCAAGCTCCAGCATGCGCGAGGCTTCGGCCACGCGCTCCTCGATCACCGCTTTGCTTTCGCCGCGGTTCTTCAGCCCGTAGGCCATGTTGTCGCGCACCGACATATGCGGGTAGAGCGCATAGTTCTGGAACACCATGGCGATGTCGCGCTCGGCCGGATCGAGGTCATTCACCCGCCGACCGCCAATCATCACGTCGCCGCGCGTGACCGTCTCCAGCCCCGCCACCATGCGCAGAAGCGTGGACTTGCCACAGCCCGAGGGGCCGACGAGCACGATGAACTCGCCGTCCTTGATATCGATGTTCACATCGGAGACGGCATCGACGCCGCCGGAGTAGGTCTTGCCGACCGACTTGAGAGTAAGCTCAGCCATTATTTGTCACTTTCCGTCAGGCCCTTGATGAACATGCGCTGAAAGATCACCACCACGGCAACCGGGGGGACCATGGCCAGCACCGCGAGGGCAAAGGCTTCGTTGTAATCGGGGATCTGACTGCCGACCCAGACCTGCAGGATCGACTTGATGCCGCGCATGAGCGTGTAAAAGCTCTCGTCCGTGGTCATCAGCAGCGGCCAGAGGTACTGGTTCCAGCCGTAGATGAACATGATGATGAAGATCGCCGCCATCATGGTTTTCGACAGAGGCACCAGCACGTCGATGAAGAATTTCACCGGCCCCGCGCCGTCGATCCGCGCCGCTTCAAGCAGTTCGTCCGGCACCGAGCGAAAGAACTGCCGGAAGAAGAACGTGCCGGTGGCCGAGGCCAGCAGCGGCACGATCAGCCCGGTGTAGGTGTTGAGCAGATGCAGCTCCGACATCACCTGATAAGAGGGCACGATGCGCACCTCGAGCGGCAGCAGCAGCGTGGCGAAGATCGCCCAGAACATCAGCGTGGCAAAGCGGAAACGGAAGTAGACCAGCGCGTAGGCAGCCAACATCGACAGCACGATTTTCCCGATGGCAAAGCCAAGGCCCATGATCATCGAGTTGCCCAGCATCAAAAGGCCGGTGACGTCGCCGGTGAAGCCGCCCTTGTGGGTCAGCACCTTGCCGTAGGTCTCGGCGCCGTGGCTGCCGGGGGTGAGGTAGAGGCCATTCGAATGGATGTCGATCGCCGCATGGGTCGAGGACATCAGCGCCATGACCACCGGCGTGCAGAGAAACAGCGCGCCGAGGATCAGGATCAGGTGGTCGAGGGGTTTGATTTTCTGCATGGCGTCACCCGTAATGCACGCGGCGTTCGAGGAAGCGGAACTGCAGCACCGTCAGCAGCGCCACGACGATCATCAGGATCACCGACTGCGCCGAGCTGCCGCCGATGTCATTGCCTTTGAAGCCGTCGAGATAGACCTTGTAGACCAGCGTCATTGGGTTGTTGGCGGGCTTGTCTTTCACGATGACATCGATGATCGGGAAAGTGTCGAACATCGCGTAGGTGATGTTGATTACCAGCAGGAAGAAGGCGGTGGGTGCCAGCAGCGGCAGGGTGATGTCCTTGAACCGGCGCCAGCCGGACTGCGCGTCGATCAGCGCGGCTTCGCGCACCGAGACCGGCACCGACTGCAACCCCGACAGGAAGAAGATGAAGTTGTAGGGGATCTGCTTCCACACGGCGATCACGATGAGCGCAGTGGCGGTGTCCCAATAATTGATGCCGACCTTCAGATCATAGCCGAAAAAGGCGGCGAGGTCCTTCATTGGCCCCATGTGCATGTCAAAGAACATCATGCCGATCAGCCCGGCGACCGGCGGCGCGATGGCGTAGACCGAGATCAGCAGCGTCTTGTAGGTCTCCGCGCCGCGGATCACCTTGTCGGCCTTGACCGCCAGCAGCAGCCCCAGCCCCAGCGCCAACGCGGTCACCACCACGCAGAAAAAGGCGGTGAAGGCGGCGGTCGAGAGGTAGCCCGAACTGCTCAGCGCGTCGGTGTAGTTCTCCATCCCGACGAAGGTGGCGCCGAACCCGAAGGGGTCTTCGAGGTAAAACGACGAGGTCACCGCCTGCACGGAGGGCCAGTAGAAGAAGATCACCACCACCGCGAGCTGCGGCAGCAGAAAGAGCCATGGGGTGAGCGGGCGGTCGAACTGCACGCGTTTGACGGGGTTGGCGGTCTCGCCGCCCCACCACGCGCGCAGGCGATCCAGCGCGCTGCGCTCGGCCCTTGGCAAGGTCATGGGAGTGTCGGTCACGGGCTGTGTCCTGATCGGTCTGGGCGCCTGTTTGGCGCATCAACGGCAGCGGGCCCCGGACATCCGCCCGGGGCCCCTGAACGCGGCAGGGCCGGTCTTAGTTGGCGGTCTTGGCAAAGCGCGCCAGCAGCGCGTCGCCCTCTTCCTGGATGGTGTCGAACGCGGCCTGCACGTCGGTCTCACCCGAGAAGATGCGGTTGAACTCGCGCTCCATCACCGAGCGGATCTGCGGGTAGAAGCCCAGACGGTAGCCCTTGGACCATTCGCCGCCGTCGAGCATCAGCTGCTGGATGCCGACCTCGGCCACCGGCTGCTCGTCGTAGTAGCCTTCGCCCTTGGCCATCTCGTAGGCGGCCTCGGTGATCGGCACATAGCCGGTGTTCTTGTGCCAGTAGACCTGGGTCTCGGGCGAGGTCAGGAACGAGAAGAACTTCGCGGTACAGGCGTTCTCGGCGTCGGGTTTGCCGGCCATGGCGAAAAGCGCGGCGCCACCGATGAAGCTTTGCGTGCCGGCACCTTCGATGCTGTCCCAATAGGGCATGTAGACGGCGTCAAAATCGAAATCTGCTGATTTCTGCAGGCCGCCGAAGCTGCCCGACGAGCCGATCCACATGGCGGCCTCGCCCTCTTCGAAGGGCTTGAGGTTGTCGGCCCAGCCAGCGCCGTAGAAGCCGTAGAGGCCTTCGTCGGCCCATGCCTTGAGCTTTTCGAACATCATCACCTGGTTCTCATCGTTGACGATGATCTCGGTGCCCTCAGTGCCGTCGTAGCCGTTGTTGTTGGTGGCGAACTGCTGGTTGTTCCGCGACTTGAAGTTCTCAACCATCATCCAGGTCAACTGCGAGGCGGTCATCGGCAGGTAACCTGCCTCTTTCAGCGCGGGAGCAACCTCTTCGAACTCTTCCCAGGTCTTCGGCGGCTCGACGCCCGCCTTCTCGAAGGCTTCAACGTTGTAATACATGATCGGCGCCGACGAGTTGAACGGCATGCCAATGAACTTGCCGTCGCTGTCGGCGTAGAAGTTCCGCACACCGGCGATGAAGTCGTCGCGGTTGAACTCTTCGCCCGCGCCCTTGATCAGGTCTTCGGCGGGGACCGTCGCGCCCTTTGCAGCGATGATGGTGGCGGCGCCCGCGTCGAACACCTGCAGGATGTTCGGCTGCTCCCCCGAACGGAAGGCCGCGATGCCCGACGACAGCGCCTCTTCGTAGGTGCCGCGCGAGATCGGCGTCAGGTTACATGCGTCCTGCGCCTCGTTGAATTGCTGCGAAATCTCGTTGATCACTTCGCCGTTGCGGCCGCCCATGCCGTGCCACCACGTGATGTCGGTGGCGGCGAGTGCGGTCGAGGCGGTCAGTGCGAAAGTCACTGTCCCTGCTGCAAGCTTGATCATTGTGTCCCTCATTGGTCAGGCGTTGTCTGACCGCAGCCCCTAAGCCGGGACTGTGACACTTCGCATTACGTTGGGTGATGTTTTGATTTCGCCTGCGTGACGTTTCGATGACGTCCACCCCCTTTGCCCCTGCCCTAAGCGCAAAAGCAAACGCGCCGGGCAATGCCGGCGCGTCGCTCTGCTCGAGGTCTTGCGGGGCCTCAGAAGAGCCCGGCCTCCTTAGCCAGCATGGCGGCCTGCGTGCGGTTCGAGGCGCCGATCTTGCGATAGAGCGTTTTCACGTGCAGCTTCACGGTCGGCTCGCGGATATCGAGATCGCGGGCGATCTCCTTGTTCGATTTGCCCTGCGTCAGCCCTTCG
This portion of the Salipiger sp. CCB-MM3 genome encodes:
- a CDS encoding extracellular solute-binding protein, giving the protein MIKLAAGTVTFALTASTALAATDITWWHGMGGRNGEVINEISQQFNEAQDACNLTPISRGTYEEALSSGIAAFRSGEQPNILQVFDAGAATIIAAKGATVPAEDLIKGAGEEFNRDDFIAGVRNFYADSDGKFIGMPFNSSAPIMYYNVEAFEKAGVEPPKTWEEFEEVAPALKEAGYLPMTASQLTWMMVENFKSRNNQQFATNNNGYDGTEGTEIIVNDENQVMMFEKLKAWADEGLYGFYGAGWADNLKPFEEGEAAMWIGSSGSFGGLQKSADFDFDAVYMPYWDSIEGAGTQSFIGGAALFAMAGKPDAENACTAKFFSFLTSPETQVYWHKNTGYVPITEAAYEMAKGEGYYDEQPVAEVGIQQLMLDGGEWSKGYRLGFYPQIRSVMEREFNRIFSGETDVQAAFDTIQEEGDALLARFAKTAN
- a CDS encoding ABC transporter permease subunit, translating into MTDTPMTLPRAERSALDRLRAWWGGETANPVKRVQFDRPLTPWLFLLPQLAVVVIFFYWPSVQAVTSSFYLEDPFGFGATFVGMENYTDALSSSGYLSTAAFTAFFCVVVTALALGLGLLLAVKADKVIRGAETYKTLLISVYAIAPPVAGLIGMMFFDMHMGPMKDLAAFFGYDLKVGINYWDTATALIVIAVWKQIPYNFIFFLSGLQSVPVSVREAALIDAQSGWRRFKDITLPLLAPTAFFLLVINITYAMFDTFPIIDVIVKDKPANNPMTLVYKVYLDGFKGNDIGGSSAQSVILMIVVALLTVLQFRFLERRVHYG
- the ugpE gene encoding sn-glycerol-3-phosphate ABC transporter permease UgpE, whose translation is MQKIKPLDHLILILGALFLCTPVVMALMSSTHAAIDIHSNGLYLTPGSHGAETYGKVLTHKGGFTGDVTGLLMLGNSMIMGLGFAIGKIVLSMLAAYALVYFRFRFATLMFWAIFATLLLPLEVRIVPSYQVMSELHLLNTYTGLIVPLLASATGTFFFRQFFRSVPDELLEAARIDGAGPVKFFIDVLVPLSKTMMAAIFIIMFIYGWNQYLWPLLMTTDESFYTLMRGIKSILQVWVGSQIPDYNEAFALAVLAMVPPVAVVVIFQRMFIKGLTESDK
- a CDS encoding endonuclease, whose translation is MIRETTQALPVPTGADLALHDLPREIAAHDAHMATVPGMNLVEVGGSGQAAPLALPLTVAAWNLERCLFPEASAAHVRDCDLVLVSEMDHGMARTKQRNTTADMAADLGMAYAYAVEFLELGLGSPIEHQFCDDDHNALGYHGNGLMARSALHDPFALRLWGQRQWFADGEQPRLGERIAVGARIETEAGPFIAVSTHLESACGPEHRARQVAGLIEALDSAFPALPLLIGGDLNTGNHAGGDWRAEGLFEVARAAGFSAHGGPEDEPTTRPSLITRWPERAMKLDWFLARGMRLGEVEIRASLGAGGTPLSDHDAVVVRIEGLD
- a CDS encoding sn-glycerol-3-phosphate import ATP-binding protein UgpC, whose amino-acid sequence is MAELTLKSVGKTYSGGVDAVSDVNIDIKDGEFIVLVGPSGCGKSTLLRMVAGLETVTRGDVMIGGRRVNDLDPAERDIAMVFQNYALYPHMSVRDNMAYGLKNRGESKAVIEERVAEASRMLELGPYLDRKPRALSGGQRQRVAMGRAIVRQPAAFLFDEPLSNLDAKLRVSMRMEIRKLQQRLGTTSLYVTHDQLEAMTLADRLVVLNGGRVEQIGAPLEVYRKPASTFVASFIGAPAMSLLDARIEGGRVLLEGHALAEVGNAPGPVTLGFRAEDLRIVETGGLPMRVEYVEELGAQRIIHGMVGDQALAVTDMHDTPLSQVMRVAFDPARLHLFDAQTGRRFEKSLQRMAEAAQ